One Malus domestica chromosome 11, GDT2T_hap1 genomic region harbors:
- the LOC103447277 gene encoding transcription repressor OFP4-like, translating into MGNYKFRFSDMIPNAWFYKLKDMSSTRNKNHNTSQHHHHSTDQKKSTSNKFSPPQKSHLSQTRRYSYYFSTQPNIENKFSNSPIHPKASDTHFPENPRRISTRRSERKAVYKPSPNKSVSKSSSNCNCHAQINSVWTDERHRNIRSPDYFGSSSESSSEPDFHELIPSEFECDLKFPDMKNEGSTRKIHDQKLDGFDSDLISEVELPPILTKPLKFDEATKFKRSSSKVKEIQGQRSLTVKIVKEESIRKGNQRKVARNSVRKSSASSTGIRLRGNSPRLGSKKKAQPCGRKSVPSSPSSCLKSKNRHLSESFAVVKSSVDPQRDFRDSMMEMIVENNIRAAKDLEDLLACYLSLNSKEYHELIVKAFEQIWFDMARIKM; encoded by the coding sequence ATGGGGAATTACAAGTTCAGATTTTCAGACATGATCCCAAATGCTTGGTTTTACAAGCTCAAAGACATGAGCAGCACCAGAAACAAAAACCACAACACCTCCCAGCACCATCATCACTCCACCGATCAGAAGAAATCAACCTCAAATAAATTCTCACCACCCCAAAAATCCCACCTATCTCAAACAAGAAGATACTCCTATTACTTCTCTACACAACCCAACATAGAAAACAAGTTCTCCAATTCACCTATCCACCCAAAAGCCTCAGACACACATTTTCCCGAAAACCCCAGAAGAATATCCACCAGAAGATCCGAAAGAAAAGCTGTTTACAAGCCTTCTCCTAACAAATCTGTCTCAAAGTCCTCATCAAATTGCAACTGTCATGCTCAGATTAATTCGGTTTGGACTGATGAGCGCCACAGAAATATTCGGTCTCCCGATTACTTTGGCTCTTCTAGTGAGAGTTCTAGTGAGCCTGACTTTCACGAATTAATCCCATCAGAATTTGAATGTGACCTGAAATTTCCTGACATGAAAAATGAAGGCTCAACAAGAAAAATCCATGATCAGAAGCTTGATGGGTTTGATTCTGATCTGATCTCAGAGGTAGAGCTTCCTCCAATTTTAACAAAGCCACTGAAATTTGATGAGGCCACCAAGTTCAAGAGAAGTTCATCAAAAGTGAAGGAAATACAAGGACAAAGGTCTCTCACTGTCAAAATTGTCAAGGAGGAAAGCATTAGGAAGGGTAACCAAAGGAAAGTTGCCCGGAATTCGGTTCGAAAGTCTTCTGCCAGTTCAACTGGCATAAGACTTAGAGGCAACTCTCCAAGACTTGGAAGCAAGAAGAAAGCTCAGCCATGTGGTAGAAAGAGTGTGCCATCATCACCATCGTCGTGCTTGAAGTCGAAGAACAGGCACCTTTCAGAGAGTTTTGCGGTTGTGAAGTCCTCAGTTGATCCACAGAGGGACTTCAGAGATTCAATGATGGAGATGATTGTGGAGAACAATATCAGGGCAGCTAAGGATTTGGAAGACCTTCTTGCTTGCTATCTCTCACTCAACTCAAAGGAATATCATGAACTCATTGTCAAGGCCTTTGAGCAAATCTGGTTTGACATGGCTCGCATCAAAATGTAA
- the LOC103447276 gene encoding transcription repressor OFP17-like yields the protein MKLKASVALRSKLLKPCRNFLQIFRFKLKKPFFLRALRLRRSPYTQVKDDKKSLKKKSRITLFLSSFCSTRKPKGMDRLAALKSFSERGGDGNGIMHYSSPVTPAYLKAMSGGRAAASGHDEVQDACRSFENYLVEMIIEEGKVGDLMDVEELLYCWKNLKCPVFIDLVGRFYGELCKDLFSPTSDQS from the coding sequence ATGAAGTTGAAAGCATCAGTTGCCTTGAGATCCAAGCTACTCAAACCATGCAGAAATTTCTTACAAATCTTCAGATTCAAGCTCAAAAAACCATTCTTTTTAAGAGCTCTTCGTCTCCGTCGATCTCCTTACACCCAAGTTAAAGACGATAAAAAGTCTCTGAAGAAGAAGAGTCGGATAACTTTGTTCCTATCATCTTTCTGTTCAACCAGGAAGCCGAAAGGAATGGACAGACTAGCAGCACTCAAGAGCTTCTCCGAAAGAGGGGGTGACGGAAATGGAATAATGCACTATTCGTCACCAGTCACACCGGCTTATTTGAAGGCTATGTCCGGAGGAAGGGCGGCGGCTTCGGGTCATGACGAGGTGCAAGATGCGTGCAGGAGTTTTGAGAACTATTTGGTGGAGATGATCATTGAGGAAGGGAAAGTGGGGGACTTGATGGATGTGGAAGAGCTTCTGTATTGCTGGAAGAACCTCAAGTGCCCTGTTTTCATTGATTTGGTTGGGAGATTCTATGGGGAGCTTTGCAAGGACTTGTTTTCCCCTACCAGTGATCAAAGTTAG
- the LOC103447275 gene encoding protein GRAVITROPIC IN THE LIGHT 1-like codes for MEFATAKPLKPSSNISDIVSKFAKVCKLRSIGVFSSENPDHNHQPNNPNISNAHLGEDSSDVTEETECDGVKIHPQPVEVNRASDKCGDAELSKLFDIVSALKLAYVQLQQAHLPYNPKKIVAADEQFMTELEALCKMKRAHKEKQCIKLKSDPSRSDILKKKVELNEKLLDELKFQMEVKNSDILCLQKELRDLDLVNVALAEKVRQVSLQRKNVRVWNVATFQDAFRAASKSIHDFAKPLISLMKASGWDLDLAAKTVEVEAVYSKRAHKKYAFEAYIARRMFYGMSLISHNVDGIMRYDDPIDALMENPDSDFARFCGEKYLLVVHPTMEAKFFGHLDHRTLVLSGKHPRTSFYQIFARMARSVWVLRGTAPLIDSEAKIFAVERGSKFSDVHMESVEEDGEGAAVWGERLVGFMVVPGFRIGETIVRSRVYVSKSKM; via the coding sequence ATGGAATTTGCTACTGCCAAACCCCTTAAACCCTCCTCAAACATATCTGATATTGTCTCCAAGTTTGCCAAAGTTTGCAAGTTGAGATCCATTGGCGTGTTTTCGTCCGAAAACCCGGATCATAACCATCAacccaacaaccccaacattAGCAATGCACATTTGGGTGAGGATAGCAGCGATGTGACAGAGGAGACGGAGTGTGATGGGGTGAAGATCCACCCCCAACCCGTGGAAGTAAATAGAGCAAGTGATAAGTGTGGGGATGCAGAGTTATCCAAGTTGTTTGACATTGTTTCAGCTCTGAAATTAGCTTACGTTCAGCTTCAGCAAGCTCATTTGCCCTATAACCCGAAGAAGATTGTAGCTGCGGACGAACAATTTATGACTGAGCTTGAAGCGCTCTGCAAGATGAAGCGCGCACATAAGGAGAAGCAATGTATAAAGTTGAAGTCTGATCCCTCTCGTTCAGATATCTTGAAGAAGAAAGTTGAACTGAATGAGAAGCTACTGGACGAGTTGAAGTTTCAAATGGAAGTTAAGAACTCTGATATACTCTGCTTGCAAAAAGAGCTCAGGGATTTGGATTTGGTGAATGTGGCACTGGCTGAAAAGGTAAGGCAGGTAAGTTTGCAGAGGAAGAATGTAAGGGTGTGGAACGTTGCGACATTTCAGGATGCTTTCAGAGCTGCGTCGAAATCTATTCATGATTTTGCAAAGCCGTTAATTAGCTTGATGAAAGCTTCAGGCTGGGATTTGGATCTTGCGGCAAAGACAGTGGAAGTGGAAGCTGTGTATTCAAAAAGGGCCCACAAAAAATATGCATTTGAAGCCTACATTGCTAGGAGAATGTTTTATGGAATGTCATTGATATCTCATAATGTGGATGGTATTATGAGATATGATGACCCGATCGATGCCCTGATGGAGAACCCAGATTCCGATTTTGCAAGATTCTGTGGAGAAAAGTATCTCTTGGTTGTTCATCCGACGATGGAAGCCAAGTTTTTTGGGCATCTGGATCACAGGACTCTTGTATTGAGTGGCAAGCATCCGAGGACTTCATTCTACCAAATATTCGCGAGAATGGCAAGGTCGGTTTGGGTGTTACGTGGCACTGCACCTTTGATAGATTCTGAAGCAAAAATATTCGCTGTCGAAAGAGGAAGTAAATTCTCGGATGTCCATATGGAGTCCGTGGAGGAAGACGGGGAAGGCGCAGCTGTCTGGGGTGAACGACTGGTGGGGTTTATGGTCGTGCCCGGATTTAGAATTGGAGAGACAATTGTGAGGTCTCGGGTGTATGTTTCGAAATCAAAAATGTAA
- the LOC139189179 gene encoding EPIDERMAL PATTERNING FACTOR-like protein 6, translating into MELKRLHRLIRFTTIGIFSIYALFTTISSTSTTCPDNNCAFTGKLDSYFQEFGKHSDKMREQRMMTLSLARRYLSGPGSSPPRCTSKCGRCTPCKPVHVFVPPGTPVMAEYYPEAWRCKCGNKLYMP; encoded by the exons ATGGAGTTGAAAAGACTTCACAGACTAATAAGGTTCACCACCATCGGCATTTTCTCAATTTATGCACTTTTCACCACCATCAGCTCCACTTCCACTACATGTCCAG ATAACAACTGTGCCTTCACGGGCAAACTGGATTCATATTTTCAG GAATTTGGGAAGCACAGCGACAAAATGAGGGAGCAGAGGATGATGACTTTGAGCTTGGCTAGGAGGTACTTGAGTGGACCTGGATCGTCGCCCCCTCGGTGCACATCCAAGTGCGGCAGGTGCACCCCTTGCAAGCCGGTTCACGTGTTTGTGCCACCTGGGACGCCGGTGATGGCGGAGTACTACCCGGAGGCTTGGAGGTGCAAATGTGGCAACAAGTTGTACATGCCGTGA
- the LOC139187627 gene encoding disease resistance protein RGA2-like, whose amino-acid sequence MAAEAVVTFAAEGILKKVLSLAEKEFSLAWGFKAELRKLKESFTTIELLLNDVAYKPQAPPIEEWVKKLKGVAHDAEDVLDEFKYEVDRCKVEIQNHMNKKVLNFFSLSNPLAFRLQMAHKIQKINASLVDLERKATPLGLVSKNNDATPQEIR is encoded by the exons ATGGCAGCTGAAGCTGTGGTTACTTTTGCTGCGGAGGGAATACTGAAAAAGGTGCTTTCACTTGCTGAGAAAGAATTCAGTCTTGCATGGGGTTTCAAAGCTGAACTTCGAAAGCTTAAAGAGTCATTCACTACCATTGAACTTTTATTGAATGATGTTGCCTACAAACCACAAG CTCCGCCGATAGAGGAATGGGTGAAGAAACTCAAAGGCGTAGCTCATGATGCTGAGGATGTCTTGGATGAATTCAAGTACGAAGTTGATCGGTGTAAAGTCGAAATCCAAAACCATATGAACAAAAAGGTTCTTAACTTCTTTTCACTCTCCAATCCACTTGCATTTCGTCTTCAAATGGCGCATAAAATTCAGAAGATCAATGCATCCTTGGTGGATCTTGAGAGGAAAGCAACTCCTCTTGGACTAGTTTCCAAGAATAATGATGCAACCCCTCAGGAGATTAGATAG
- the LOC103412773 gene encoding putative disease resistance protein RGA3 isoform X1, whose amino-acid sequence MFKKDFEIQRDSLVQLWMAQGLLHPSPGESKDMEDIGNEYFDILLQSSLFQDATMNYDGIVRECKMHDLVHDLAEFVSKSEILTSDLSGIDNTLEIRHVAWVSTSELEKIPKKSARKLQSLFLDDGEVPNNIHPWFKTLRVLKYGNPNIEEFPDSIGRLKHLRYLDISKTRFKALPKSIGKLYNLQTLRATKCALEEFLKELLNLINLRHIHFDESTKFPQGIRQLTCLQTLPYFSVGNEIGHRIEELASLNQLKGELIICGLEHVKNGQEAKKAKLEEKTKACHLTFRWTGYRSTTDNNKEDDVLEGLRPHPELESLRIENFMGDKFPLWMMNGSLLFENLKRIQLLGWDKCDGVLLLGHLPNLTELEIIEMANLKCVDGEFYSSLERLVVRNCGKLRHLPGGIHTFHLLKHMYISECPSLKLIPITQGLKYMYISKCPSVESIPITQGMASLRKLEIGDCGRLSRLPSGLENCTVLQNLIIRNCDELSGTLSLWASLLEVSLWSCNGLSGPLSVWSPLVELDIHYCSNPTSIEMKGSLSLTASLEKLTIWNCHELTSLPALPQQCPSLQKLWISGCPKVSSFGVKSSRLEEECISLQSTSDLRTMTSLRHLSIERCERLGSWVSSLQFPLSLETLAILNIPNLEILPSLDHLISLRTLSIVGLRNVKYLPTGLQWPTGLEKLYIAGFWEELDSFPDFHVGSLTHLTSLDLYGWPKLKSMPQQIQHLTSLTSLTISSFEGVETLPEWLGSLTSLTHLCIDYCKNLMNLPSVQAMQRLTKLQTLRIYNCHPLLEQRCTKDCGTDWPKISHIPHISIWAWDNSLFEDMQLEWNDVVQ is encoded by the exons ATGTTCAAGAAAGATTTTGAAATTCAAAGAGATAGCTTGGTTCAACTTTGGATGGCTCAAGGACTACTCCACCCTTCACCTGGTGAAAGTAAAGATATGGAGGACATAGGCAATGAATATTTTGATATTCTATTGCAGAGCTCCTTATTTCAAGATGCTACAATGAATTATGATGGCATTGTTCGAGAATGCAAGATGCATGATCTTGTGCACGATCTTGCAGAATTTGTATCCAAATCTGAAATCTTGACAAGTGACTTAAGTGGCATAGATAATACACTTGAGATTCGACATGTTGCTTGGGTTTCTACTTCCGAACTAGAAAAGATTCCAAAAAAAAGTGCTAGAAAATTGCAGTCATTGTTTTTGGACGACGGTGAAGTTCCTAATAACATTCATCCATGGTTCAAAACTTTACGCGTCTTAAAATATGGTAATCCTAATATTGAAGAATTTCCAGATTCAATTGGTAGGCTGAAACATTTGAGGTATCTTGACATTTCCAAAACAAGATTTAAAGCACTCCCCAAGTCTATAGGCAAGCTCTATAACCTTCAAACGTTAAGGGCAACGAAATGTGCCCTTGAAGAGTTTCTAAAAGAACTGCTAAACTTGATCAACCTGAGGCATATTCATTTTGATGAGAGTACGAAATTCCCACAGGGGATAAGGCAATTGACTTGCCTTCAAACATTACCTTACTTTTCAGTGGGTAATGAGATTGGTCATCGAATTGAAGAGTTGGCTAGCTTGAATCAATTGAAAGGTGAATTAATCATTTGTGGTTTGGAGCACGTAAAGAACGGACAAGAAGCAAAGAAAGCTAAGCTAGAGGAAAAGACGAAAGCATGCCACTTGACATTCAGATGGACGGGATATAGGTCAACGACTGACAACAACAAGGAGGACGATGTCCTAGAAGGCCTCCGACCGCATCCTGAGTTGGAGAGCTTACGTATTGAAAACTTCATGGGCGATAAGTTTCCATTGTGGATGATGAATGGGTCATTGCTGTTTGAGAACTTGAAGAGGATTCAGTTACTTGGATGGGACAAGTGTGATGGAGTCCTACTGCTCGGTCATCTACCCAATCTTACGGAGCTTGAGATTATTGAAATGGCTAACTTGAAATGTGTTGACGGTGAGTTCTACAGTTCTCTTGAGAGATTGGTTGTTCGAAATTGTGGAAAGCTGAGGCATTTGCCGGGTGGGATACACACGTTCCATCTCCTTAAGCACATGTATATATCAGAATGTCCAAGTCTAAAGTTGATTCCAATTACACAGGGCCTTAAGTACATGTATATATCAAAATGTCCTAGTGTAGAGTCGATTCCAATTACACAGGGCATGGCATCTCTACGTAAATTAGAGATTGGAGATTGTGGACGATTGTCACGCTTACCGAGTGGGTTAGAGAACTGCACAGTTCTTCAGAATTTGATTATACGGAATTGTGATGAATTATCAGGCACATTGAGCTTATGGGCCTCTCTCCTAGAAGTGAGTTTATGGAGTTGCAATGGATTATCAGGCCCATTGAGTGTATGGTCCCCTCTCGTGGAATTGGATATACATTACTGCAGTAATCCGACATCAATTGAAATGAAAGGCAGCTTGTCCCTCACCGCCTCTCTTGAGAAATTGACAATCTGGAATTGCCATGAATTAACAAGCTTACCTGCTCTTCCACAACAATGTCCCTCTCTTCAGAAATTGTGGATAAGTGGATGCCCAAAGGTATCATCGTTTGGTGTCAAAAGTAGCAGACTTGAGGAGGAATGCATTAGTCTACAATCTACTTCAGACTTGCGAACCATGACCTCCCTTCGACATCTGAGtattgaaagatgtgaaagatTAGGAAGTTGGGTGAGCAGCCTGCAATTCCCACTCTCTCTTGAGACGCTGGCAATACTCAATATCCCTAATTTAGAGATTCTTCCAAGTTTAGACCACCTCATTTCTCTCCGTACTTTGTCGATTGTAGGTTTGCGAAACGTAAAATATCTGCCGACGGGGCTACAGTGGCCCACTGGCTTGGAGAAATTGTATATTGCTGGGTTTTGGGAGGAGCTGGATTCCTTCCCTGATTTTCATGTTGGATCACTAACGCATCTTACAAGCTTAGACTTGTATGGTTGGCCTAAGCTCAAGTCTATGCCTCAACAAATTCAACACCTCACTTCTCTAACATCTTTGACAATATCTTCATTTGAGGGAGTGGAAACTTTGCCAGAATGGTTGGGTAGCCTTACATCCCTTACACATCTTTGCATTGATtattgcaagaatctgatgaaTTTACCAAGTGTCCAAGCTATGCAACGCCTCACCAAATTACAAACTCTAAGGATTTATAATTGTCATCCCCTTTTAGAGCAAAGATGCACCAAGGACTGCGGCACAGATTGGCCTAAGATTTCTCACATTCCACATATCTCAA TTTGGGCCTGGGACAACAGTTTGTTTGAAGATATGCAACTGGAATGGAACGATGTAGTGCAGTAG
- the LOC103412773 gene encoding putative disease resistance protein RGA3 isoform X2 — protein MFKKDFEIQRDSLVQLWMAQGLLHPSPGESKDMEDIGNEYFDILLQSSLFQDATMNYDGIVRECKMHDLVHDLAEFVSKSEILTSDLSGIDNTLEIRHVAWVSTSELEKIPKKSARKLQSLFLDDGEVPNNIHPWFKTLRVLKYGNPNIEEFPDSIGRLKHLRYLDISKTRFKALPKSIGKLYNLQTLRATKCALEEFLKELLNLINLRHIHFDESTKFPQGIRQLTCLQTLPYFSVGNEIGHRIEELASLNQLKGELIICGLEHVKNGQEAKKAKLEEKTKACHLTFRWTGYRSTTDNNKEDDVLEGLRPHPELESLRIENFMGDKFPLWMMNGSLLFENLKRIQLLGWDKCDGVLLLGHLPNLTELEIIEMANLKCVDGEFYSSLERLVVRNCGKLRHLPGGIHTFHLLKHMYISECPSLKLIPITQGLKYMYISKCPSVESIPITQGMASLRKLEIGDCGRLSRLPSGLENCTVLQNLIIRNCDELSGTLSLWASLLEVSLWSCNGLSGPLSVWSPLVELDIHYCSNPTSIEMKGSLSLTASLEKLTIWNCHELTSLPALPQQCPSLQKLWISGCPKVSSFGVKSSRLEEECISLQSTSDLRTMTSLRHLSIERCERLGSWVCET, from the exons ATGTTCAAGAAAGATTTTGAAATTCAAAGAGATAGCTTGGTTCAACTTTGGATGGCTCAAGGACTACTCCACCCTTCACCTGGTGAAAGTAAAGATATGGAGGACATAGGCAATGAATATTTTGATATTCTATTGCAGAGCTCCTTATTTCAAGATGCTACAATGAATTATGATGGCATTGTTCGAGAATGCAAGATGCATGATCTTGTGCACGATCTTGCAGAATTTGTATCCAAATCTGAAATCTTGACAAGTGACTTAAGTGGCATAGATAATACACTTGAGATTCGACATGTTGCTTGGGTTTCTACTTCCGAACTAGAAAAGATTCCAAAAAAAAGTGCTAGAAAATTGCAGTCATTGTTTTTGGACGACGGTGAAGTTCCTAATAACATTCATCCATGGTTCAAAACTTTACGCGTCTTAAAATATGGTAATCCTAATATTGAAGAATTTCCAGATTCAATTGGTAGGCTGAAACATTTGAGGTATCTTGACATTTCCAAAACAAGATTTAAAGCACTCCCCAAGTCTATAGGCAAGCTCTATAACCTTCAAACGTTAAGGGCAACGAAATGTGCCCTTGAAGAGTTTCTAAAAGAACTGCTAAACTTGATCAACCTGAGGCATATTCATTTTGATGAGAGTACGAAATTCCCACAGGGGATAAGGCAATTGACTTGCCTTCAAACATTACCTTACTTTTCAGTGGGTAATGAGATTGGTCATCGAATTGAAGAGTTGGCTAGCTTGAATCAATTGAAAGGTGAATTAATCATTTGTGGTTTGGAGCACGTAAAGAACGGACAAGAAGCAAAGAAAGCTAAGCTAGAGGAAAAGACGAAAGCATGCCACTTGACATTCAGATGGACGGGATATAGGTCAACGACTGACAACAACAAGGAGGACGATGTCCTAGAAGGCCTCCGACCGCATCCTGAGTTGGAGAGCTTACGTATTGAAAACTTCATGGGCGATAAGTTTCCATTGTGGATGATGAATGGGTCATTGCTGTTTGAGAACTTGAAGAGGATTCAGTTACTTGGATGGGACAAGTGTGATGGAGTCCTACTGCTCGGTCATCTACCCAATCTTACGGAGCTTGAGATTATTGAAATGGCTAACTTGAAATGTGTTGACGGTGAGTTCTACAGTTCTCTTGAGAGATTGGTTGTTCGAAATTGTGGAAAGCTGAGGCATTTGCCGGGTGGGATACACACGTTCCATCTCCTTAAGCACATGTATATATCAGAATGTCCAAGTCTAAAGTTGATTCCAATTACACAGGGCCTTAAGTACATGTATATATCAAAATGTCCTAGTGTAGAGTCGATTCCAATTACACAGGGCATGGCATCTCTACGTAAATTAGAGATTGGAGATTGTGGACGATTGTCACGCTTACCGAGTGGGTTAGAGAACTGCACAGTTCTTCAGAATTTGATTATACGGAATTGTGATGAATTATCAGGCACATTGAGCTTATGGGCCTCTCTCCTAGAAGTGAGTTTATGGAGTTGCAATGGATTATCAGGCCCATTGAGTGTATGGTCCCCTCTCGTGGAATTGGATATACATTACTGCAGTAATCCGACATCAATTGAAATGAAAGGCAGCTTGTCCCTCACCGCCTCTCTTGAGAAATTGACAATCTGGAATTGCCATGAATTAACAAGCTTACCTGCTCTTCCACAACAATGTCCCTCTCTTCAGAAATTGTGGATAAGTGGATGCCCAAAGGTATCATCGTTTGGTGTCAAAAGTAGCAGACTTGAGGAGGAATGCATTAGTCTACAATCTACTTCAGACTTGCGAACCATGACCTCCCTTCGACATCTGAGtattgaaagatgtgaaagatTAGGAAGTTGG GTTTGCGAAACGTAA